Within the Comamonadaceae bacterium OTU4NAUVB1 genome, the region CGCGGCCTGCGTCAGTTGCAGAGTTACCCGATCCGGGGCGTGGCGGCCACGCGGGCCCGCGTGGAGGTTCGCCAGGGCGGCGTGCTGCTTTATTCCACGGTGGTGCCGTCGGGTGCCTTCACCCTCACGGACTATCCCCTGAACAACAAGAGCATCGACCTCCAGGTGCTGGTGATCGAGGAAACGGGCAGCCAGCAGGTCATCACCGTGCCGTCCTCGTCCCTGCTGCTGGCCAGCGACAACACGCAAAACGAGGGTTTTTCGCTGGCCGCGGGACAGCTATGGGACCAGACGAACGTGCGGACCTACGAGCGCGTGCCCGTGGTGAGCGGCGCCTACGGTTGGGCACTCGGCCCTCTGAGCGGAACGCTCGGCGGCATCCTCGCCAAGGAATACGTCTCAGCCGGCGCCGCGGCCAATTGGCGCCTGGCGCCCAACGCGAGCGTGTTCACGCAGTTCATCGGCGCTCGCGACACGGGGCACGACCTCACGGGCGCGCAGGGCAGCGCGGCACTGGCCTGGCAGCCGAGCGAAGCGGTGTCCCTGGGGCTGTCGGGCAATCTGCGCACGCGCGACTACCGCACCGTGCAGGACGCCGCGAGCATTTACCAGCGCCCGCGCTACGGCATCGGGGCACGCTCGCAGCTGGGAACGAATGGCTCCTGGAGCCTGGGTCGCTGGGGGTCGGTGTTGGCGGGCGTCACGCGCGAGAGCTATTTCGACGGCGACGCGGGGCACGTCTATTCCCTGGGCTGGGGAGGAAACTGGAACCGCATCTATGTCCAGGTGGGGGTCTCGCGCAACACGGCGCGCACCTACCTGAGCGATCCGAGCCAGCCCGGATCGGCCACCGTGCTGCAGCGGCCGAGCACCTTCGCGTACGTCAACGTGAGCATCCCGCTGGGCAACACGGCCAACCTCAACACCTACGCACGGCGTAACAACGACGTCACCCGCTACGGCACGACCGTGAACCAGCGCCTGAACGAGGTGGTGAGCTATCAGGCTGCCGTGGAACGCGCGAGCGACCGCCCGGGCATGGAAGCGACGGCATCGGTCACGGTGGTTCCACGTTACACGTCGCTGACGCTGGGGCTGTCCGACCGCCAGAATGGCAGCAGCCGGTACGCTGAAATCGCAGGCAGCGTGCTGGCGACGTCGATGGGCGTGGGTTTCTCGCCCTATCCGGTCCAGGACACCTTCGGGAGCGTCAAGACCGGCAACGTGGCGGGGATCCGCATCGACACGCCACAAGGTCCCGTGTGGTCGGGGCCGGGGGGTGTTGCGGCGGTGCCATCGCTGCTTGTCTACCAGGACTCGCGCTTGGAGACGGATTTGACCAAGGTACCCCTGGACGTGGACGTCGACAACCCGCTGCAGGTGCTCCAGGCCGGGCGTGGCGCGGTGGTCAACACGGATTTCGCAGCGGTGCGCGTGCGTCGCCTCCTGTTGACCGTGCAGGACGCGGAGGGTCGACCGGTGGCGGGCGGCTTGCCGGTGCTGCGCGGCGGCGACGAGTTCTTCTCCACCACCGGCGCCGGGGGCCAGACCATGATCAGCCGGATGGTGGAGGGCGACTCGATCTACATCGAGACGGCACCCGACAAGCGCTGCCTGATTCAAAACATCCAGACCCA harbors:
- a CDS encoding fimbria/pilus outer membrane usher protein, whose amino-acid sequence is MDQILGRSKNCFSFGCDGVATEKYLNLGIFRFFLIWAMVCCSTSQAQETPTVDESPSRVRPDQDKAKASGPSRPAPAEALTVAAIDKLMVQFDTEILKERGISPMVGEYFRRGARFSPGNQLVTFIVNGNDVGRKNVQFSSVGNLCFTPLLVKSLGLKTIEQLAQEHPGAVSDSSCPDYRDHSPRTLIALRPGESIIDLTVPPDDLVPVPRAFRTEIGGMGALFNYRGYTYESRFNGFEGVGGAKSTYTYADTELGFNANDWIVRSRQFYTSSSEGESRLRWQAAYAQKTFADEKQVLQVGRIVNNNPLYAGVPIVGAQWFPERGLRQLQSYPIRGVAATRARVEVRQGGVLLYSTVVPSGAFTLTDYPLNNKSIDLQVLVIEETGSQQVITVPSSSLLLASDNTQNEGFSLAAGQLWDQTNVRTYERVPVVSGAYGWALGPLSGTLGGILAKEYVSAGAAANWRLAPNASVFTQFIGARDTGHDLTGAQGSAALAWQPSEAVSLGLSGNLRTRDYRTVQDAASIYQRPRYGIGARSQLGTNGSWSLGRWGSVLAGVTRESYFDGDAGHVYSLGWGGNWNRIYVQVGVSRNTARTYLSDPSQPGSATVLQRPSTFAYVNVSIPLGNTANLNTYARRNNDVTRYGTTVNQRLNEVVSYQAAVERASDRPGMEATASVTVVPRYTSLTLGLSDRQNGSSRYAEIAGSVLATSMGVGFSPYPVQDTFGSVKTGNVAGIRIDTPQGPVWSGPGGVAAVPSLLVYQDSRLETDLTKVPLDVDVDNPLQVLQAGRGAVVNTDFAAVRVRRLLLTVQDAEGRPVAGGLPVLRGGDEFFSTTGAGGQTMISRMVEGDSIYIETAPDKRCLIQNIQTQPRQDGELFENGTALCK